One window of Methanothermobacter tenebrarum genomic DNA carries:
- the gatE gene encoding Glu-tRNA(Gln) amidotransferase subunit GatE produces the protein MDWDKIGLKMGLEIHQQLDSKGKLFCPCKCELTDDEPEYNIMRRLRPTQSELGKIDRAAFEEAKRKLKFYYQAYSDHTCLVEADEEPPHPINNEALETAVTIALLLNMKVVDEFHTMRKQVIDGSNTGGFQRTGLVATDGYVETPHGRVKIENLCLEEDAARRIEEKEDGIVFRLDRLGIPLVEITTDPSIKDPIQLKEVAYQIGQILRSTKVKRGIGTIRQDLNISIKDGARVEVKGVQDLDLIPEIVKREVKRQLKLLEIREKLKKRKAKVEDKIYDVGDVFKQTSSKIIKRAEKVLAVKLTGFSGIIGTELQPDRRFGTELADYAKKRGVTGLFHTDELPGYGINKKEVDALFKTLGADETDAIIIIADEEEKAKAALKEVIMRARMAIEGIPEETRKALPDGNTAYLRPLPTASRMYVETDIPPFKIGKKMIKKLQEELPELPTEKKERIMREYNLSEDLASQLVKKNLVDDFEKLATLNVDKKIIASLLAYSLQELKRDGHNIEKLKLENLKDVLRLLEEGKISKDALKDIVACVADEKLEALEAAKKLNLLLLTRKEVENIIKEIIEENSSLVAERGMGAMGPLMGQAMKKLRGKADGQLVNKILKKMLKEKI, from the coding sequence ATGGACTGGGATAAAATCGGGTTAAAGATGGGCCTAGAGATACATCAACAACTCGACAGCAAAGGTAAATTATTCTGTCCCTGCAAGTGCGAGTTAACAGATGATGAACCAGAATATAATATAATGAGGAGGTTGAGGCCCACACAAAGCGAACTCGGTAAAATAGACCGGGCGGCCTTCGAAGAGGCTAAAAGGAAGCTCAAATTCTATTATCAAGCCTATTCTGATCATACTTGTCTTGTGGAAGCCGATGAGGAACCACCCCACCCAATAAACAATGAAGCCCTAGAGACTGCTGTGACAATAGCATTACTACTCAACATGAAAGTAGTTGATGAATTCCACACAATGAGAAAACAGGTAATAGACGGGAGCAACACCGGCGGATTCCAACGGACAGGACTCGTGGCCACAGACGGTTACGTTGAAACACCCCATGGCAGAGTCAAAATAGAAAACCTATGCCTCGAAGAAGATGCTGCGAGGAGAATAGAAGAAAAAGAAGATGGAATAGTCTTCCGCTTGGACCGGCTTGGCATACCCCTCGTTGAGATAACAACAGACCCATCAATCAAAGACCCCATCCAACTAAAGGAAGTAGCATATCAGATAGGGCAGATACTCCGCAGCACCAAGGTTAAAAGGGGTATAGGGACCATAAGACAAGACCTCAACATATCAATAAAGGATGGTGCAAGGGTCGAAGTCAAAGGAGTCCAAGACCTCGACCTCATACCAGAAATCGTTAAAAGGGAAGTTAAAAGACAACTAAAACTATTAGAGATACGAGAAAAACTTAAAAAGAGAAAAGCAAAAGTTGAAGATAAAATATATGACGTAGGGGACGTATTCAAACAAACATCCTCCAAGATAATAAAAAGGGCTGAAAAAGTCCTCGCAGTCAAATTAACAGGATTTTCAGGGATTATTGGCACCGAACTCCAACCTGACCGGAGATTCGGAACCGAATTGGCTGATTATGCGAAAAAGAGGGGTGTAACAGGTCTATTCCACACTGATGAACTCCCAGGTTATGGTATAAACAAGAAAGAAGTTGACGCACTATTCAAGACCCTAGGAGCTGATGAAACAGATGCCATTATAATCATAGCCGATGAAGAAGAAAAAGCAAAAGCAGCCTTAAAAGAGGTTATAATGAGAGCCAGGATGGCGATTGAAGGCATCCCCGAAGAGACGAGAAAAGCGCTCCCCGACGGCAACACCGCATATCTAAGACCCCTCCCAACCGCCAGTAGAATGTATGTAGAGACAGACATACCCCCATTCAAGATCGGGAAGAAAATGATCAAAAAGTTGCAGGAAGAACTCCCCGAACTGCCAACAGAAAAAAAGGAAAGGATAATGAGAGAATATAATCTAAGTGAGGATCTCGCATCTCAACTCGTCAAGAAAAACCTTGTAGATGATTTCGAAAAACTAGCCACCCTAAATGTTGACAAAAAAATAATAGCATCACTTCTTGCCTATTCACTCCAAGAACTTAAAAGAGACGGACATAACATCGAAAAATTAAAACTTGAAAATCTAAAAGATGTGCTCAGATTACTAGAAGAAGGTAAAATTTCAAAGGACGCCCTAAAAGATATAGTAGCTTGCGTAGCCGATGAAAAACTCGAAGCCCTCGAAGCCGCTAAAAAACTGAACCTACTACTATTAACAAGGAAAGAAGTAGAGAACATCATCAAGGAGATAATAGAGGAAAACAGCTCATTAGTAGCGGAAAGAGGAATGGGTGCCATGGGACCCCTGATGGGACAGGCAATGAAAAAACTCAGAGGAAAAGCAGATGGACAACTCGTAAACAAGATACTCAAAAAAATGCTAAAAGAGAAAATCTAA
- a CDS encoding thermonuclease family protein, giving the protein MMKKWMLLLIIVATLAYPTIILESNHVKAADIEHNTINLNKLLLEKGYATLYDKTELIPPKFRTSPDTWPDKIPTSDVDAEGTCTHVVDGDTIDVQGVGRVRLAVINTPEEGEPGYQEAKDYVTQVCLNKKVYLDIDPERSLDQYNRILAMVYVSNETNKTQPLMNQTPTTLAIENNTTTPPTTKMPPTGTPITILALGILTILTGIVYSHMKK; this is encoded by the coding sequence ATGATGAAAAAATGGATGCTACTACTTATCATAGTAGCTACACTTGCATATCCAACAATAATATTAGAGTCAAATCATGTAAAAGCTGCAGATATAGAACATAACACGATAAACCTCAATAAGCTTCTACTAGAGAAGGGATATGCCACACTTTATGATAAAACGGAGCTTATACCACCAAAATTTCGCACAAGCCCTGATACATGGCCAGACAAGATACCAACAAGTGATGTTGACGCCGAGGGCACCTGTACACATGTAGTTGACGGGGACACCATAGACGTTCAAGGAGTTGGAAGAGTACGCCTAGCCGTAATAAACACACCCGAAGAGGGAGAACCGGGATACCAAGAAGCAAAGGATTATGTGACACAAGTTTGCCTCAACAAGAAAGTATACCTTGACATCGACCCCGAAAGGTCCCTCGACCAATATAATAGGATCCTTGCAATGGTGTACGTTTCCAATGAAACAAATAAAACACAACCCTTAATGAATCAAACACCAACAACACTTGCAATAGAGAATAATACAACAACTCCCCCCACCACCAAAATGCCACCAACAGGCACCCCCATCACCATCCTAGCCCTCGGAATCCTAACAATACTAACAGGAATAGTCTATAGTCACATGAAAAAATAA
- a CDS encoding DUF2304 family protein: MLYQIIGVLTGLIGIIVSLKRFKEGRTSPTVSIIWLVVWFSLIIISISPNATSYLANVIGIGRGLDLILILAIIGAYYLLFRIYIMIENIEMEITKLVRELALREEEEQ; encoded by the coding sequence TTGCTATACCAGATCATAGGAGTGCTAACTGGCCTGATAGGGATAATAGTATCCTTGAAAAGGTTTAAGGAGGGTAGAACATCCCCTACAGTCTCTATTATCTGGCTAGTTGTCTGGTTTTCCCTGATCATAATCTCAATCAGTCCCAATGCAACATCATATCTCGCTAATGTTATAGGGATCGGCCGAGGATTAGACCTGATCCTCATATTAGCCATAATAGGAGCCTACTATCTCCTCTTCAGAATATATATTATGATAGAAAACATTGAAATGGAAATAACAAAACTAGTCAGGGAATTAGCACTCAGAGAAGAGGAAGAACAATGA
- a CDS encoding glycosyltransferase family 2 protein produces MAKKANPRDITVIVPAYNEEDTILQVIGELKDRGYTVIVVDDGSTDSTPHLLRKFKDDDRIHVYRHIINRGLGAALKTGISAALSRRSSYILTFDADGQHDPDDIENVCRPLIEDRADVVIGQRNFNEMPFSRNIGNLIMNIITLIFYGVWFPDSQSGLRAFTRKAAERIKIKDRGYGVSSEIISEVKKNGLRLKAVPIKTIYTPQTISKGTNITVGIKILIKMIINILKKL; encoded by the coding sequence ATGGCAAAAAAGGCGAACCCAAGAGACATTACAGTTATTGTACCCGCATATAACGAGGAGGATACAATACTCCAGGTTATAGGCGAACTAAAGGATAGAGGTTATACTGTTATCGTTGTAGATGATGGCTCAACCGATTCAACACCCCATCTACTCAGAAAGTTTAAGGATGATGATAGAATCCACGTTTACAGGCATATAATAAACAGGGGACTTGGAGCAGCCCTTAAAACAGGTATAAGTGCGGCTCTCTCCAGAAGATCATCATATATTCTCACCTTTGATGCTGATGGACAACATGACCCAGATGATATAGAAAATGTTTGCAGGCCATTAATTGAGGATAGGGCAGATGTTGTTATCGGTCAAAGAAATTTCAATGAAATGCCATTCTCAAGGAACATTGGAAACCTCATCATGAACATCATAACCTTGATATTCTATGGGGTCTGGTTTCCAGATTCACAATCTGGATTAAGGGCATTCACCCGTAAAGCGGCTGAGAGGATAAAAATAAAAGATAGGGGTTATGGTGTATCATCTGAGATAATAAGTGAAGTTAAAAAGAATGGATTAAGGTTAAAGGCCGTGCCTATAAAAACTATATACACACCCCAGACCATATCAAAGGGCACAAACATTACTGTAGGTATTAAGATACTGATAAAAATGATAATCAACATACTAAAAAAGTTGTGA
- the ribC gene encoding riboflavin synthase, producing the protein MKRIGICDTTFARYDMAKAAINELKMHAPNLEIIRRTVPGVKDLPVACKKLIEEEGCEIVMAFGMPGPEKIDKICAHEASTGLIQAQLMTNTHIIEVFVHEDEESNPKDLKILAENRAREHAQNVIKMLFKPEKLTREAGMGMREGKPDVGPL; encoded by the coding sequence ATGAAACGCATAGGAATATGTGACACCACCTTCGCAAGATATGATATGGCGAAGGCTGCCATCAATGAACTAAAAATGCACGCTCCAAACCTGGAGATTATAAGGAGGACCGTCCCGGGTGTCAAGGACCTCCCAGTAGCATGCAAAAAACTCATCGAAGAAGAAGGCTGCGAGATTGTGATGGCCTTTGGGATGCCCGGACCTGAAAAAATAGATAAGATATGCGCCCATGAAGCCTCAACAGGACTCATACAAGCACAGCTCATGACGAACACTCACATAATCGAGGTTTTCGTCCACGAGGATGAGGAATCCAACCCAAAGGATCTTAAAATACTCGCGGAAAATCGCGCCCGTGAACACGCCCAGAATGTTATAAAAATGTTATTCAAACCTGAAAAACTGACCAGGGAAGCCGGTATGGGGATGAGGGAAGGCAAACCAGACGTCGGCCCACTCTAA
- a CDS encoding ATP-binding cassette domain-containing protein has protein sequence MILEAVNVTYEYPDGTRALKGVNFNVEKGQVVALLGPNGAGKSTLFLHFNGILKPKRGQIRVEGEPIQYTKEGLMKVRQKVGIVFQNPDDQLFAPTVKEDVAFGPFNIGLEVEEIERRVKDSLRKVGMLGFEDKPPHHLSGGEKKRVAIAGILAMNPQIMVLDEPTSGLDPRGASHIMRLLYKLNKEGMTIIIATHDVDMAPLYADKIYIISNGEIIKEGTPMEVFKDVKTIREANLRLPRIAHLIEILEKEDRLPFHRPYPLTIGEARKRLLEKWKLIKAPSPSRVRR, from the coding sequence ATGATACTTGAAGCAGTCAATGTCACATATGAGTATCCGGATGGGACAAGAGCCCTTAAAGGTGTCAACTTTAACGTGGAAAAGGGACAAGTAGTAGCCTTATTAGGTCCTAATGGCGCTGGAAAATCAACCCTATTTTTACACTTTAACGGGATACTCAAACCCAAAAGGGGACAAATAAGGGTGGAAGGCGAACCCATCCAGTATACCAAAGAGGGGCTTATGAAGGTAAGGCAGAAGGTTGGTATAGTATTCCAGAACCCTGACGATCAGCTGTTCGCCCCAACAGTAAAGGAGGATGTGGCATTCGGCCCATTTAACATCGGCTTGGAAGTGGAGGAGATCGAAAGAAGAGTAAAGGATTCCCTGAGGAAAGTTGGCATGTTAGGATTTGAAGATAAACCACCACATCATCTGAGTGGCGGGGAAAAAAAGAGGGTTGCAATAGCAGGTATACTAGCAATGAACCCACAGATAATGGTATTGGATGAGCCCACATCTGGCCTTGATCCGAGGGGCGCATCCCATATAATGAGATTACTCTACAAGCTCAACAAAGAGGGTATGACTATAATCATAGCAACACATGATGTTGATATGGCACCATTATATGCTGATAAAATATACATTATAAGTAATGGGGAGATAATTAAAGAGGGCACGCCCATGGAAGTATTCAAGGACGTTAAAACCATAAGAGAGGCTAATTTAAGGCTTCCAAGGATCGCTCACCTCATCGAGATACTTGAAAAGGAGGATAGACTACCCTTCCATAGACCCTACCCCCTGACTATTGGGGAAGCAAGAAAAAGGCTACTAGAAAAATGGAAGTTAATAAAGGCACCATCCCCATCCAGGGTGAGAAGATGA
- the cbiQ gene encoding cobalt ECF transporter T component CbiQ: MNISTDFYAHHNNLNRIPPGVKLSWGILTMILSLLSPSPIIPIIVAILMSFIIVFIAGVPSRYYLKFVSVPFAFGFLTLILMSLFFGVKPSSIGFSWFRVYLDGLHTGFLAFSRIMGGFTCLAFLSLTTPINEIFKQLEKIKVPRIIIEIALLMYRMIFIFLEEASTMYNAQETRLGYNSIRNSIKSLGLLASNLFIRSWLQGEKVYQAMEARCYNGEIPTMKIHETDKKWIILVVVFEVTLLFGVYFTRTIKII; this comes from the coding sequence ATGAACATTTCAACAGACTTCTATGCCCACCATAATAATCTTAACAGGATACCCCCGGGGGTGAAGTTATCCTGGGGTATCCTAACAATGATATTATCGTTACTGTCACCTTCACCTATAATCCCGATTATAGTGGCCATCTTAATGTCATTTATAATTGTATTCATCGCCGGGGTACCATCACGTTATTATCTGAAATTTGTTAGCGTACCATTCGCCTTCGGGTTTTTAACATTAATATTAATGTCATTATTCTTCGGGGTTAAACCATCATCCATAGGATTCTCCTGGTTTAGAGTGTACCTGGATGGCCTGCACACGGGATTCCTGGCATTCTCGAGGATAATGGGAGGTTTCACCTGCCTGGCCTTCCTTTCACTTACAACACCCATTAACGAGATATTCAAACAATTAGAGAAGATAAAAGTACCCAGGATCATAATTGAGATAGCCCTCCTAATGTATCGGATGATATTCATTTTCCTCGAGGAGGCGTCCACCATGTACAATGCACAGGAGACAAGACTAGGCTATAATAGTATCAGAAATTCTATAAAGTCGTTGGGCTTGCTTGCAAGCAACCTATTCATAAGATCTTGGTTGCAGGGAGAAAAGGTATACCAGGCGATGGAGGCCAGATGTTATAATGGGGAAATTCCAACCATGAAAATCCATGAAACAGATAAAAAATGGATAATACTAGTAGTGGTCTTCGAGGTAACACTACTTTTCGGAGTATACTTTACAAGGACTATAAAAATTATATAA
- a CDS encoding energy-coupling factor ABC transporter substrate-binding protein: protein MEKRHIIMLIIVAFICIIPFLLYNGLGEEQGYFGGADDKASQIIEETGYKPWFEPIWEPPSGEIESLLFAVQATIGALIIGYVFGYYKGKQKTA from the coding sequence ATGGAGAAAAGGCATATTATAATGCTGATAATCGTCGCATTCATTTGCATTATACCGTTCCTACTCTATAATGGCCTGGGGGAAGAACAAGGCTACTTCGGGGGCGCGGATGATAAGGCAAGCCAAATAATAGAAGAAACCGGCTACAAACCATGGTTTGAACCCATATGGGAGCCCCCAAGTGGTGAAATAGAAAGTCTGCTCTTCGCAGTGCAAGCGACTATAGGAGCCCTCATCATAGGCTATGTATTCGGCTACTATAAAGGTAAACAGAAAACAGCCTAA
- the cbiM gene encoding cobalt ECF transporter S component CbiM has protein sequence MHIMEGFLPWQWCILWYAISVPVIIYGITRIKKVADELPESKPLLAVSGAFIFILSSLKMPSVTGSCSHPTGNGLGAILFGPWITTVMASIVLIFQALLLAHGGLTTLGANTFSMGIIGPVFAWLTYRGSMKLNLPTSVAVFFAAFLGDIMTYVTTSFQLALAFPTPTLMAAASKFMLIFAYTQVPLGIAEGLLTVVVFENILKLKPDITEKLNLLIRKPTSTG, from the coding sequence TTGCATATCATGGAAGGTTTTCTACCATGGCAATGGTGCATCCTCTGGTATGCCATATCAGTACCGGTTATCATATACGGTATAACAAGGATAAAAAAGGTCGCGGATGAACTCCCAGAATCAAAACCATTACTTGCAGTGAGCGGAGCATTCATATTCATATTATCCTCCCTTAAAATGCCATCAGTCACGGGAAGCTGCTCACACCCCACAGGAAACGGACTAGGCGCAATACTATTCGGACCATGGATAACCACGGTAATGGCGAGCATAGTACTCATATTCCAGGCTCTCCTATTAGCCCATGGAGGGTTAACAACATTAGGCGCTAACACATTCTCGATGGGTATAATAGGCCCAGTATTCGCATGGCTAACATACAGGGGGTCCATGAAACTAAACCTACCAACTTCAGTTGCAGTTTTCTTTGCAGCGTTCCTAGGTGATATCATGACCTATGTAACAACATCATTCCAGTTAGCCCTAGCATTCCCAACACCCACCTTGATGGCGGCAGCTTCAAAGTTTATGTTAATATTCGCATACACGCAAGTACCCCTCGGGATAGCTGAAGGATTACTCACAGTGGTGGTGTTCGAAAACATCCTAAAATTGAAACCAGACATCACAGAAAAACTAAACCTGCTAATTAGAAAACCGACAAGCACAGGGTGA
- a CDS encoding YIP1 family protein → MANFSRDLLKVLVSPEETFKAVKDKGLENQGLYLYIFMCAFLGFMLGGVVSAITGVWIVFPIAFAVVVTVIALLKLIVWAIISHVVAVFVFKGEGSLTNTIKLMGFSAAPFILGIFALMTLILIGTIFTSAMLFVIMYIWAIIIGSTAVSIEHRIGFGRSFLSVLGVPALVIIGVMMLVGVFQ, encoded by the coding sequence GTGGCGAATTTCTCCAGGGACCTTCTAAAGGTCTTGGTCTCCCCAGAGGAGACTTTTAAGGCTGTGAAGGATAAGGGTTTGGAAAACCAAGGCTTGTACCTTTACATTTTCATGTGCGCATTCCTTGGTTTTATGTTAGGTGGAGTGGTATCCGCGATAACTGGGGTGTGGATAGTTTTCCCAATAGCCTTTGCCGTGGTGGTCACGGTGATAGCATTATTAAAACTTATAGTATGGGCTATTATTTCACATGTTGTCGCAGTTTTCGTCTTTAAGGGAGAGGGGAGCCTTACAAATACCATTAAGCTCATGGGGTTTTCAGCAGCGCCATTCATCCTCGGGATATTCGCTCTAATGACACTAATATTGATTGGGACAATTTTCACATCAGCCATGCTCTTTGTCATAATGTATATTTGGGCTATTATAATCGGGTCAACGGCTGTAAGCATTGAGCACAGGATCGGTTTTGGGAGATCATTCTTATCGGTTCTTGGAGTACCGGCCCTTGTAATAATAGGGGTAATGATGCTCGTGGGGGTGTTCCAGTGA
- the pyrF gene encoding orotidine-5'-phosphate decarboxylase, with protein MKIKNNIILAMDLTDPSEALRVTGQVIDYIDTVKIGYPLVLSAGMGCIQEFKEELQCKVIADFKVADIPETNEKICNITFEHGADAIIVHGFTGPDSIKACMDAANKKGGEIFLLVDMSHPGSGKFIGRVSEEMARLGVQLGVENYVAPATKPESLMGIRRIVGEGAFIISPGVGFQGGEATETLKFANAIIVGRTIYLSKNPRKTIEELIKILGDVHQTGP; from the coding sequence ATGAAGATAAAAAATAATATAATTTTAGCAATGGATTTAACAGACCCCTCAGAGGCTCTCAGGGTAACAGGCCAGGTAATAGATTATATAGACACGGTTAAGATAGGTTATCCGCTTGTACTCTCCGCGGGGATGGGATGCATACAAGAATTCAAAGAAGAATTACAATGCAAGGTCATAGCAGACTTTAAAGTTGCTGACATACCCGAGACAAACGAGAAAATCTGTAACATAACATTTGAGCATGGTGCAGATGCCATCATAGTACATGGTTTCACAGGCCCCGACAGTATAAAAGCTTGCATGGACGCCGCCAACAAAAAAGGGGGGGAAATATTCCTACTCGTGGACATGTCACATCCAGGATCCGGAAAGTTCATAGGCAGGGTATCAGAGGAAATGGCAAGACTCGGAGTACAACTAGGAGTGGAAAATTATGTGGCCCCAGCCACGAAACCTGAAAGTCTCATGGGGATAAGGCGCATAGTAGGTGAAGGGGCGTTCATCATATCCCCTGGTGTGGGATTCCAGGGTGGTGAAGCCACTGAAACACTAAAATTTGCAAATGCCATCATAGTCGGGAGGACGATCTACCTTTCAAAAAATCCGAGAAAGACAATAGAGGAACTTATAAAGATCCTAGGAGATGTTCATCAAACCGGCCCGTGA
- a CDS encoding deoxyhypusine synthase has protein sequence MRVQHMTIKGEMKVKELIDEMGRAGVLGAGRVYKATRLLSEMFQDNKMNIFLSMAGPLVAGGMRRIISDLLREGRIQALITSGANLTHDLLEAFGGGHYHNLQPGEAKVGHIKDIYTKTEDFEVFEERISKILESITSTRQVFSIREFIHEIGKHIQDENSIIKNATDNNIPIYAPGIIDSMIGLQLWMFTQENQLCLDAVADMHHLSDLVFESERIGAIILGGGVPKHYTLASTILRGGVDAAIQIIMDRSEAGSLSGAPLEEARTWAKAQTDSKLVTVIGDATILFPLILAGAL, from the coding sequence ATGAGAGTCCAACACATGACAATAAAGGGTGAAATGAAAGTCAAAGAACTAATAGATGAAATGGGCCGGGCGGGAGTCCTTGGAGCTGGGAGAGTATACAAGGCCACCAGACTGTTATCTGAAATGTTCCAAGACAATAAAATGAACATCTTCCTTAGCATGGCAGGACCCCTTGTAGCTGGTGGCATGCGAAGGATCATATCAGACCTTCTAAGGGAGGGTAGAATCCAAGCCCTTATCACAAGTGGGGCTAACTTAACCCATGACCTACTGGAGGCATTCGGTGGCGGACACTACCACAACCTCCAACCCGGCGAGGCAAAAGTGGGCCATATCAAGGACATTTACACAAAAACGGAAGACTTCGAAGTTTTCGAGGAGAGAATATCAAAGATCCTAGAATCGATAACTTCCACTAGGCAGGTTTTTTCCATAAGAGAATTTATCCATGAGATAGGAAAACACATCCAGGATGAAAATTCCATAATAAAAAATGCAACTGATAATAACATACCAATCTATGCCCCTGGGATAATCGATAGTATGATAGGACTCCAACTTTGGATGTTCACCCAGGAAAACCAGTTATGCCTTGACGCGGTAGCTGATATGCACCATCTGTCAGATCTGGTATTCGAATCCGAGAGGATAGGTGCCATAATATTAGGTGGTGGTGTGCCTAAACATTATACTCTGGCATCAACCATACTCAGAGGGGGAGTTGATGCGGCTATCCAGATAATCATGGACAGGAGCGAGGCGGGAAGCCTTAGCGGAGCCCCATTAGAAGAGGCTAGAACATGGGCAAAAGCGCAGACAGACTCTAAACTAGTGACTGTTATAGGTGATGCTACAATATTATTCCCACTGATACTGGCAGGCGCACTTTAG
- a CDS encoding CBS domain-containing protein yields the protein MLTAVQKEILQTLINLYKKADGKSIKGEEIAAIMNRNPGTIRNQMQALRSLGLVKGVPGPRGGYKPTIKAFQYLEISPMEMKAQVPIYKNGEKLEDLSVSKIEFTSIPHPGECEAAIKVVGSIKNLDLGDRIRVGPTPVNKLVVDGIIVGRDDMDNMILLDTTGIRSIPQKTVMEVATQDLVTIKPEMTLKEVARILSEKNIEGAPVTEDDKIVGMLTLSDINRAIAEGKDQCKVADIMSTSIVTVDKTVMISDAIEIMNKHNIGRLILVDSKKRPIGIVTRTDILDAISGLKNR from the coding sequence ATGTTAACGGCTGTCCAGAAAGAGATACTGCAAACGCTCATCAACCTTTACAAAAAAGCTGATGGAAAATCTATCAAGGGCGAGGAGATAGCGGCGATAATGAACAGGAACCCGGGGACTATAAGGAACCAGATGCAGGCACTGAGGAGCCTGGGCCTTGTGAAGGGGGTTCCAGGGCCCAGGGGCGGGTACAAGCCGACAATAAAAGCATTCCAATACCTTGAGATATCACCCATGGAGATGAAAGCCCAGGTCCCCATCTACAAGAACGGGGAAAAACTTGAAGACCTTTCAGTTTCAAAGATAGAATTCACAAGCATACCACACCCAGGAGAATGTGAAGCAGCCATAAAGGTAGTTGGCAGCATAAAAAATCTTGATCTGGGAGACAGGATAAGGGTGGGGCCAACCCCGGTGAACAAGCTCGTGGTGGATGGTATCATAGTGGGTAGAGATGATATGGATAACATGATATTGCTAGACACGACTGGTATCAGGAGCATACCACAGAAGACGGTGATGGAAGTGGCAACCCAGGATCTGGTGACAATAAAACCAGAAATGACACTTAAAGAAGTGGCGAGGATACTGTCAGAGAAAAACATTGAGGGCGCCCCAGTAACGGAAGACGACAAGATAGTGGGGATGCTGACACTCAGCGACATAAACAGGGCAATAGCAGAAGGCAAGGACCAATGTAAAGTCGCTGATATCATGTCAACCAGCATAGTAACAGTTGACAAGACAGTTATGATATCAGATGCGATAGAGATAATGAACAAACACAACATAGGCCGCCTAATCCTAGTAGATTCTAAAAAGAGGCCCATAGGGATCGTGACACGCACAGACATACTAGATGCGATCTCAGGACTCAAAAACAGGTAG